TTGTAGCTTATATGCCATTGATGTTACAACagagtaagttttaattaaaaaatttgtaatattcatattaatattttatgaatttatttttaattagattattaaaaGATGCATtattagaaaatcaaaaaaattatatatactcaACAAACATATCAAAAGATAGTATTAATTCTTCTGATGATtatgtatctaatattttaaataattgcaacCAAAGTGATATTACTCCaaggtaatttttattattataataatagttaatatttaatgattattttaacaatttactaATGCTGCATTAAAAGGTACTCAAAGTAGGAATAACATGACTATTCTTCTGAGCAGTGATATGTTTGAGAGAAGTAGCAAATCAACAGGTTGTGGATGTGTTTCAGCATTAATCCACCAAGTTTTTAGAAATACATTGGATTTAATTcttatcttttaaataaaatcttagtcttaagatttttttcttcttttggtTCGAATCCTTTTGAAAAACTATGTGTTTAAACTGCATTAatgaagtttttattataaataagattgaataataaaaacattatacaaccaagtgataataaaaaagaaaaattgtgtgTTTCAAGAGAATGTACACCACCAAAAGTATTTTCACCCATGGATATTGATAGTGACATGATCAAATTGTTCCCAACTTTAGATTTTTCTACAGAACACCATCTAAATGAGtaatgatacatttaaaaaatatatttatggataACCAttgttatattcatatttttttttagaaaacaagaACACAATAAgcataaagaaaataaaattgaaactgaaaCATCTAAACACATGGATGAAACTACTACTGAGAAGATACTTTTGCTCAATAAATCATTTGATGATGTTTCTCAACCTTTACAGACAGAAAAAGTTGTAAAAAGTGACTGTAAGGTTAAATCCAAACTAACTCACAATATACAGAAAATATCAGCTGACAAACCAACCAATGTGACGCACCTTCAACGGCTTCAACTACCATCTgaacaatatataagtatatttaatcgATATCAGGTATtccatacattaataatttttaatctttatgtctctttaatgattattttttaattattatttatgtagagCAAGTCCAAAGAACAATTTATTGAACAGTTTGAAAATCCAGGACCCTTACTATTGAGAGATCTTCTTTGCGGTTCAAAACCTAAAACTATTATTAGTCCTTACACCCATAGGTAATACTCATCACATTTTGcatctattatttaattacatttttttttgtttcaatgttAGATTGgcctattatcataatttaattggaACATTTTACACACTTATTTATAActtggtttaaaatttaagtattaaaaaatcattaagcttgataatagatcaattgactctaatattaaaatttaactctGACATGACCAAATGTGAACTGCTCAACATTCATTTGGGGTGCACTTATAAAATGGAGACAACAGATGTTGGTGTGGTGTAATTACCATAgattatactctattcagaataagaattCCCACTTTGGCATACGCAACTGGACCGCCGGCAGCTGTCGGACCCCCCTGGCGAGTGTCTGCTGCGCTGTGATTGGTCGCCAGTTGTCAACGACTGCCATCACCCATCGCTATCGTATGCGTATTCACCTGCGGAAAGTCGGCGGGGGTGGCGCTGCAAACATCAGTGCCAACTGGTGGCAACAGACATGCGCGAACAAGACGAGTTTTCGTCAAGCGAGTGGGAAtagttattctgaatagagtatagtttaCTAACGACACATGGTGAcatcataaatacattatttataatgtctTTAATACAATAACcttagtgatttttttattctggGAGGGATAGTAAAATAACAGAAAAGtaccattaattttattatttgtttaattttgtaagGCATTTAAAACCATACATATTCAGAGATTCGGTGACTAAGCCACtatggttaaaaatgttgaatgaaTTAAAAGAACATTTTAGACGGAAAAATGGATTGCCTATTACTAAAGAAATTCAATCAATTGACTATAGTTATGTTCGTGCTAAACATATAAATTCAGTGAATGCATtggcaaaacaatttttttggccTGGAATTGATTGTAAGATATGATCATGATATTGTAATCATATGattgattttatgataaataatatgtattttataaatttaaaaaaaaaatttgtttttttttattcagtgacTGAAAGTTTATTGTATCCAGATTTCAGCGTCATTGCATTATACAAAAACTTGATAATTGGTTTTGGTTTCATGGTTCCAGACATAAgtacaaatgaaaattatataacttttttgttCACTCGTCCTCATTGGACTAACTGTGGTATTGCTAAATTTATGATATACCATTTAATtcaggtattatattaaaaatctatataacaaaaaaaaattattacataatctatttgcatttacattttttttagacttgCATGACCAGAGATATAACTTTACATGTCTCCGTGAATAATCCAGCTATGATACTATATCAAAAGTTTGGATTCAAAATTGAAGAATTTgttcaaaatttttatgaaaattatattcctGCAGATTCAGAAATGTCTAAACATGCCTTTTTTATCCGTTTGCGCAGTACTTTAAACACCAAATTAAACTAATACATTATGCCAAAAAAGGTTTTAGTGCGATTTTATATGCAATCTTCTGACAagttttgttaacttttatgaaaatattttttatacactgaatttatatttctatacaatatacacctaccttgagtattttattattttttaagtttattaataaaaaatttgcattataaaatctgattaataatgaaaatagagTACAAAccatttatattagaatatcactgattatatacaatttgaaattttgttaattataatttatttttttttacaccagTTTTATTTCAagttctaatatattattgttgtctgTGAATATTTTGTATCAATAGATTTTCTGGGTGGcacataaaattaatcttaCACATATATACTAGAAATTGCTGAACTGCTTGTAATGTTATAagtttttgtgataaaaaacgAAACTCCcatgatatttaaatgcagtaCAAAGCATGATATGTGattcttttttttagtttaaactatttttgGGCCGGATAAcctaaagaaatataatttatttgatatttggcATGGTAGTTTGAAAACTAGCTGGGAGTTCACTGAAATTGCGTAGGGAGTATTGTAATGAATTTTAGCCTAttcagacttttttttttaccaacgcAATGACCctcgttaaaaaatgtattaatttataaaaggaTAAAAAAACCACTTAGAACAATAGAACATagaactaataattattattacatgcaaaatattttaaactagataaataaaatttataaataatacaaacaaatttaaaatgtggtagtataataataataaataatcataaccGGTTAACATCAAGGCTGAAAGCTACATAAATGTTgtgtttgtaaaaattgttggtatattttagtgGATTTTTCGTGTatcgaaattacattttgttcagATTTCTGAATTGCCCTCTCCACCGCCAtccattataaatttaaaatttctgtgTGCACTGTGCACCACTGATTCCCATCAATGAAAACTTgagattattgatattttttttaataaacaaaatatattgttcccAAAATTTTCTACAGTGTTTTATTTATGGAGCGTAGCAaatgcatgtatattatatattatatagtgatgtgtttttttttcttttggctGCGTTATCAAcatataagaataattaaaaattaaaatgctacAATCAGGAGGTCATTCACAGAAGTTTTTGAAATTGTCaggaagaaaaatataaaattatggatAAATAGGAATTTGTATGCAAAACCAAAttttacaatatcaattttattttttgttgtacttaactcaataattattaaccgtagacatttgaaatattcacctagtatttatattaacattttctatacatggtaaattttctaaatatgtcgaatgtaaaattattgtagaaaaaaCTTTTACActtggtaaaaaagcttgacaatttaatgcaaggttacTCATAAGTTATTTGATagcattagaaaaatatttaagatacatattatgcatgattatttttatatgcatttaaattttgcaaaaatacaTCAAGATcctgaaaattagcaaattatttttcagttagaaattcataaaagtttttgtgatacaaatataatacatccaCTACAAATACATATATTCAGCAACTactgtaggttaggttagaataGCGATACCCTGTTGTCAACCTTTTTCAGTATCTATTAGATCATGAGcggagaaaaaatgtattactatagcaatggtttttttttaaaatatttttgtatctgtcatcaccaTATAATGCATACAAAGTAATTTCAATTCTCCAACTCTCAAATTTGAGGGTGGTTTCTGTTAGCAAAATGGGTTAGGagtaaatgtcgataaaaattgTCATGTttagtcaaataaaaaatgttaacacaaGATTCCTCAACTCTTACATCATTCTACAAATGTCAATAATacatagtgtatataatatatggtatgcatatatttttaataggtattaatggttcttatttttataaaattcaatatttaaatacgtattaacaatatttaggaacaatttcaattaaattaatttcgtaAATAGGCACCATGGCTCTTTTGATTACATGTTAGTCTGCGGTAGTATCCGAAAAACAACAATTagatgatatttataatagatgtgttaaatttttttttcagactaCTGATCCTCTTCTTTCAtacttattttatgaaaatattgttggtTATGGTAAGTTTGATTTACATAGAAGATGCAAATATTAAAACCAGCCACAATATTTTCGAATGCCAGTTGaactcaaatatttttgtatttatatttagctaatatacagggtgattgattaagcgtaaaacactcattatctcaaaaagtattcacttttttcaaaattttagatctatgctgttctagaattatataatttttttatatttttcacccttatatttattaggtaaaccaccatcaacttttgattttcaaatggcaacccatactaaaaatttcataatttagtaaggctttttttctcatgaattatcacgtttaaattttcattttttgtttatccgttgacgagatacaactcctcaaagttggggtttttgagaggtgtttgtgtgtaaatgcgttatacctagtcagtactgCAGACCGCAGTAATTGGGATTTTTGTGCTCcggcgtaaaaaataataaactattcaaatcaattcagtaagtacgatagttaagcctaagttgtgccccaaaataccccattatgttgcacagttctcccccacgctaatagtgccactggtcatgatattattgatatacttatcacttataaagaccagaagttacaagcacgattaaagatataattatattataatcttatacaaactgaaaatgtatatcaaaattattaacttgctcgaatatatatgtatatattttttaatcgaaaTTTTCACGCACATTAAATAGTTANNNNNNNNNNNNNNNNNNNNNNNNNNNNNNNNNNNNNNNNNNNNNNNNNNNNNNNNNNNNNNNNNNNNNNNNNNNNNNNNNNNNNNNNNNNNNNNNNNNNNNNNNNNNNNNNNNNNNNNNNNNNNNNNNNNNNNNNNNNNNNNNNNNNNNNNNNNNNNNNNNNNNNNNNNNNNNNNNNNNNNNNNNNNNNNNNNNNNNNNNNNNNNNNNNNNNNNNNNNNNNNNNNNNNNNNNNNNNNNNNNNNNNNNNNNNNNNNNNNNNNNNNNNNNNNNNNNNNNNNNNNNNNNNNNNNNNNNNNNNNNNNNNNNNNNNNNNNNNNNNNNNNNNNNNNNNNNNNNNNNNNNNNNNNNNNNNNNNNNNNNNNNNNNNNNNNNNNNNNNNNNNNNNNNNNNNNNNNNNNNNNNNNNNNNNNNNNNNNNNNNNNNNNNNNNNNNNNNNNNNNNNNNNNNNNNNNNNNNNNNNNNNNNNNNNNNNNNNNNNNNNNNNNNNNNNNNNNNNNNNNNNNNNNNNNNNNNNNNNNNNNNNNNNNNNNNNNNNNNNNNNNNNNNNNNNNNNNNNNNNNNNNNNNNNNNNNNNNNNNNNNNNNNNNNNNNNNNNNNNNNNNNNNNNNNNNNNNNNNNNNNNNNNNNNNNNNNNNNNNNNNNNNNNNNNNNNNNNNNNNNNNNNNNNNNNNNNNNNNNNNNNNNNNNNNNNNNNNNNNNNNNNNNNNNNNNNNNNNNNNNNNNNNNNNNNNNNNNNNNNNNNNNNNNNNNNNNNNNNNNNNNNNNNNNNNNNNNNNNNNNNNNNNNNNNNNNNNNNNNNNNNNNNNNNNNNNNNNNNNNNNNNNNNNNNNNNNNNNNNNNNNNNNNNNNNNNNNNNNNNNNNNNNNNNNNNNNNNNNNNNNNNNNNNNNNNNNNNNNNNNNNNNNNNNNNNNNNNNNNNNNNNNNNNNNNNNNNNNNNNNNNNNNNNNNNNNNNNNNNNNNNNNNNNNNNNNNNNNNNNNNNNNNNNNNNNNNNNNNNNNNNNNNNNNNNNNNNNNNNNNNNNNNNNNNNNNNNNNNNNNNNNNNNNNNNNNNNNNNNNNNNNNNNNNNNNNNNNNNNNNNNNNNNNNNNNNNNNNNNNNNNNNNNNNNNNNNNNNNNNNNNNNNNNNNNNNNNNNNNNNNNNNNNNNNNNNNNNNNNNNNNNNNNNNNNNNNNNNNNNNNNNNNNNNNNNNNNNNNNNNNNNNNNNNNNNNNNNNNNNNNNNNNNNNNNNNNNNNNNNNNNNNNNNNNNNNNNNNNNNNNNNNNNNNNNNNNNNNNNNNNNNNNNNNNNNNNNNNNNNNNNNNNNNNNNNNNNNNNNNNNNNNNNNNNNNNNNNNNNNNNNNNNNNNNNNNNNNNNNNNNNNNNNNNNNNNNNNNNNNNNNNNNNNNNNNNNNNNNNNNNNNNNNNNNNNNNNNNNNNNNNNNNNNNNNNNNNNNNNCCAAAAATTAtgtactatttactattatttttgttacgatTTTGTTGTGTCGCTTTTaagagataaaataaaatataactgtgtgtttaatatttaatcattacgtactatatttatattttcctgtAACCTAATTAGATATTACAGAAAACATTTAGCCTGGTTGAAATTTGGTCTAGTAATTCTCTAATTTATTAGTCTTTGATGAAAATTAGGGTGTGTTTTTCcacttaggtattataaaatacgatttaaaaactatCTGCAGTTGACCtggctgataataatataatattatagacatgtatgattaaattatattaattattaatattttttttaaaggttcgtcattgtttttacataagtacgtaagttcatattttgaacAGTAGAAATAATATAGACATCAAATTTCTCTTATGCAAAGAAAATAgtacattaaacataaatatattttgaaaacccTATATGGTGGATACctacacaaataaacaaaataaattattatatctattgcgTTTTCGAAGaaataacttcaaaataattttttcattgacAAGACGTGTTTACTATAAATTGTGCAGTAGGTAGTTAAACAATGCTTTAAACTttatacacataacataatattatacattttataattttgaaataaacatgggtaggtacagtaaatatttaacaacgatgtatagaaatttacaaaatgaaaGCAGGTACATAGGtagacattatttaaatatgatatgattataGGTTATACATGGCGTGttacacattacataatatNNNNNNNNNNNNNNNNNNNNNNNNNNNNNNNNNNNNNNNNNNNNNNNNNNAAACCCTTGATCTGTCTATGGCCGGTTGCATAAAAAATCATGTTACAAGTAGGGTTGCCACCTCTCCGGGTTTCACTCGGAGAATCCGGGTTTATGTATAAATCTACGGGCTCCGGGTTCAGTGAATTATTCTCCGGGTCGGAGAAATAACTTTTCTTGTTCGggatttttaatcatatttattatataatttgtaattttcaataataaaatatgtgattatattaatatttttagattctgagtggaacgatgaatgtattgattttacaatgatgtgtgtttttttttttattttttttgtgtctgtcatcaccttttaggacagtaaaactgcttcgattttcttcaacagtaacttttatgattggaaagtgaatctagttggtactttggtgggtcaaaagtaaaaatttcccagtagttttcaaaagcgacgtgaaaaacaaaagaaaaattaaggaaaaagaggaatttttacgcaaaatcgatttttaacaaaattttggtgtaactctaaaacaaatgaccttagatatatgaaattttcacaggttgtttatatttacattttctatacacggtaaaattttgaaaatattttgatttattttgagctctttacggacattttcattttccatttttttttagttttttttctaaaaatatcaataacattttatttgttggataaaaaagcttgaaaatttaatagaaggctcctagtatattgtttcaaaggcagatgaaaaatattaaaaatcgttagtcacagtttttttttataagcatttaaagttcaaaaaatgacaaaatatggaaaaatcacgaaaatttgcaaattatttcgagttagaaattcataaaaatttttctttttaaatctaagatatgaacatgtaatacaagattccttataagattatctacctttatcaaacaaaaaatatctataagaaagtcaaattaaatttttatgatcgtttgaaattctaatttttacaacattggatattcactggatttctcatgtagcgatttccttattttgttctaattcaaaaacgaataactgcagatacatgaaatttttattgaatgtttatataagcatttcctatacaccatacaattttgaaaatattttgaccctttttgagctgtttacggacattttcagttttcaatttttttagttttttttttctataaatatcaataaagttttatctgttgggNNNNNNNNNNNNNNNNNNNNNNNNNNNNNNNNNNNNNNNNNNNNNNNNNNNNNNNNNNNNNNNNNNNNNNNNNNNNNNNNNNNNNNNNNNNNNNNNNNNNTAAATCGTAAATGAATATTAGATGCGTCATATGCGCCATGTGCAAGACAAAAGATAGTAACACCATTAGTATGTCCCATCTCGTTCTAACATTCTCTCTCGGGCAACACTGCTTGGTGAGCATTCCAGTTATCATATAGTTCAATGGTATGgatatgtgacagtaatggtccaatcacttataatatgacaataagttattgtagcgagtaggtacaatggttatcgctattatactttgggttcgaccgatatcacgattaaagatatatctttaatcgtgaccgatatcgagtttattacttttagcttctggtctttataattgataagtattattatgagaactgagaagtgcagcagtgccgcaatcacttttagtggggcgcacggtggacgacctgctaaatgggcattttacaatacatttaggggcacaacttataagcttactgtacttgaaatgatttgaaaagtgtaatatctattactctggggcataaaaatccaaattgctgcggtatctaccgactaggtataacacattaacacacaaacacctgccaaaactacccaacttcgaggagttatatctcatcaacggattaatgaaaaatgaaaatttaaacgtgataattcataaaaaaaattgctttattaatttatgaaattaaaagtataggttaccatttgaaaatcagaagttgatagtgttttttctaataaatatgagggtgaaaaatataaaaaaattatataattctagaacagcgtagatctaaaattttgaaaaaaaaaaaatttgaaaaaagtgaatactttttgacttaatgagtgttttacgcttaatcaatcaccctgtattatgACATTTAATTTAGTACAGTACCTACTGACTACACCTACCACAATACTGTGATGTTGGTAAGTATGTTAGTTGTTTAATCCACGAACTACcacataggactggacactgtataaaataaggtggctacaaagttgtacggtggtcgtacgttcgctatgtagctgctctctggtggcattttttatactgtgctgttgtaaattattttatgtgataaatCGTGATTAGTCACTAGtgataactgaaaaacgattaaaaattcaaaaattcaaatcaacgacaaactttttatattcactattatgtctaaataaatgaatgcgtattactagttactatgttgctaccaatttggaaagtttttttttgcgtgatttctaacttgcttttgattagacatacgtgagtattgtctcattctcatggtaatataataagtaattataaattacatatttataattatatttaattacatattcataaattttNNNNNNNNNNNNNNNNNNNNNNNNNNNNNNNNNNNNNNNNNNNNNNNNNNNNNNNNNNNNNNNNNNNNNNNNNNNNNNNNNNNNNNNNNNNNNNNNNNNNattttgtcaaaatttgatctttaaatgcttataaaaaaaaattgtgcctatgtatttttaatatttttcaactgatattgtaacaatatatcaggagctttgtattaaatttatacactttttggcccaacagataaaactttattgatatttatagaaaaaaaaact
This portion of the Acyrthosiphon pisum isolate AL4f chromosome A1, pea_aphid_22Mar2018_4r6ur, whole genome shotgun sequence genome encodes:
- the LOC100164814 gene encoding uncharacterized protein LOC100164814 isoform X1, translated to MELTINTSRFTDYLHLHKKSNRNRGSIMKRLRAKRKNAILGFNKWFEKEHDYCLPIKKRSDYDQKSNTSKEDDEDFDAINKSLISDSISSDVSKTMTNLEKINVNNELSSCSLYAIDVTTELLKDALLENQKNYIYSTNISKDSINSSDDYVSNILNNCNQSDITPRECTPPKVFSPMDIDSDMIKLFPTLDFSTEHHLNEKQEHNKHKENKIETETSKHMDETTTEKILLLNKSFDDVSQPLQTEKVVKSDCKVKSKLTHNIQKISADKPTNVTHLQRLQLPSEQYISIFNRYQSKSKEQFIEQFENPGPLLLRDLLCGSKPKTIISPYTHRHLKPYIFRDSVTKPLWLKMLNELKEHFRRKNGLPITKEIQSIDYSYVRAKHINSVNALAKQFFWPGIDLTESLLYPDFSVIALYKNLIIGFGFMVPDISTNENYITFLFTRPHWTNCGIAKFMIYHLIQTCMTRDITLHVSVNNPAMILYQKFGFKIEEFVQNFYENYIPADSEMSKHAFFIRLRSTLNTKLN
- the LOC100164814 gene encoding uncharacterized protein LOC100164814 isoform X2, which produces MELTINTSRFTDYLHLHKKSNRNRGSIMKRLRAKRKNAILGFNKWFEKEHDYCLPIKKRSDKSNTSKEDDEDFDAINKSLISDSISSDVSKTMTNLEKINVNNELSSCSLYAIDVTTELLKDALLENQKNYIYSTNISKDSINSSDDYVSNILNNCNQSDITPRECTPPKVFSPMDIDSDMIKLFPTLDFSTEHHLNEKQEHNKHKENKIETETSKHMDETTTEKILLLNKSFDDVSQPLQTEKVVKSDCKVKSKLTHNIQKISADKPTNVTHLQRLQLPSEQYISIFNRYQSKSKEQFIEQFENPGPLLLRDLLCGSKPKTIISPYTHRHLKPYIFRDSVTKPLWLKMLNELKEHFRRKNGLPITKEIQSIDYSYVRAKHINSVNALAKQFFWPGIDLTESLLYPDFSVIALYKNLIIGFGFMVPDISTNENYITFLFTRPHWTNCGIAKFMIYHLIQTCMTRDITLHVSVNNPAMILYQKFGFKIEEFVQNFYENYIPADSEMSKHAFFIRLRSTLNTKLN